A region from the Leopardus geoffroyi isolate Oge1 chromosome E3, O.geoffroyi_Oge1_pat1.0, whole genome shotgun sequence genome encodes:
- the LOC123589000 gene encoding caspase-14-like yields MAFLVAGTLQVASQIADARESLGRKGKYSMRGPRVALTLSSAEVSASIVAVLEGVFRTLGFESCQRREASVQGFLGELAAFREQLDALGGPVGCALVALVAPSGQLKQPQQLVRELSRCGALWGRPKVFLLLSSAPGAAPEPGAFLTGLSELCGRFPHWSLLQLLTEVFCRTAEESEATYCPVLRSSLRGALCLGDVEPWGPEPEPSPTARYDLSGTRAALLLSVIHGRPGAQHDVEALGALCQALSFKTTLRTDPTAQAFQEELAQFREYLDAHRAPVSCALVALMAHGGPQGQLLGADGREVRPEALVQELSRCRALCGCPKIFLLQACRGGHRDAGVGPAALPWFRRWLRASPTTPSHADVLQIYADAQGSSPFPTAGSSDQADILMVYAAAEGCVAYRDETGSDFIQTLVEVFRADPGREVLELLTEVNRRVCQLEVLGPDCPERRKACLEIRSSLRRRICLQA; encoded by the exons ATGGCTTTCCTGGTGGCTGGGACCCTGCAGGTGGCCTCACAGATCGCCGATGCTCGAGAGAGCCTGGGAAGAAAG GGGAAGTATAGCATGCGGGGCCCAAGGGTGGCCCTGACCCTCAGCAGCGCTGAGGTGTCAGCCTCTATAGTCGCTGTCCTGGAGGGCGTGTTCCGGACCCTGGGCTTTGAGAGCTGCCAGAGGAGGGAGGCCTCTGTCCAG GGCTTCCTCGGGGAGCTCGCCGCTTTCCGGGAGCAGCTGGATGCCCTCGGGGGCCCTGTGGGCTGTGCCTTAGTGGCCTTGGTGGCCCCCAGTGGGCAGCTGAAGCAGCCCCAGCAGCTGGTCCGGGAGCTGAGCCGCTGTGGGGCCCTCTGGGGCCGCCCCAAAGTTTTCCTTCTGCTCTCAAGTGCTCCTGGGG CTGCCCCCGAGCCCGGAGCCTTCCTCACTGGCTTGAGCGAGCTGTGTGGCCGCTTTCCTCACTGGTCTCTGCTGCAGCTGCTGACAGAG gtctTCTGCAGGACAGCTGAAGAGTCCGAGGCCACCTACTGTCCAGTCCTTCGGAGCTCCTTGCGGGGCGCACTGTGCCTGGGCGACGTGGAGCCCTGGGGGCCCGAG CCAGAACCCAGCCCCACTGCTCGGTATGACCTGTCCGGGACCAGAGCCGCCCTCCTCCTGTCCGTGATCCACGGCCGGCCCGGGGCCCAGCACGATGTGGAGGCGCTGGGggccctgtgccaggccctgagcttcaAGACCACGCTAAGGACAGACCCCACGGCCCAG GCTTTCCAGGAGGAGCTGGCCCAGTTCCGGGAGTACCTAGACGCCCACAGGGCCCCAGTGAGCTGTGCCCTTGTGGCCCTGATGGCCCACGGGGGGCCACAGGGACAGCTGCTGGGGGCCGACGGGCGGGAGGTACGGCCAGAGGCCCTGGTGCAGGAGCTGAGCCGCTGCAGGGCCCTGTGCGGCTGCCCCAAGATCTTTCTGCTTCAGGCTTGCCGTGGGG GGCATAGGGACGCCGGTGTGGGGCCCGCAGCTCTCCCTTGGTTCCGGCGCTGGCTGCGGGCATCACCCACCACCCCCTCGCATGCCGATGTCCTCCAGATTTATGCTGATGCCCAAG GcagctctcccttccccactgcagGGAGCTCTGACCAAGCAGACATCCTGATGGTCTATGCAGCTGCCGAGG GCTGTGTAGCCTATCGGGATGAGACAGGCTCAGACTTTATCCAGACGCTGGTGGAGGTCTTCAGAGCTGACCCTGGGAGAGAAGTTCTGGAGCTGCTGACTGAG GTCAACCGGCGGGTGTGTCAGCTGGAGGTGCTGGGTCCCGACTGCCCGGAGCGCCGCAAGGCCTGCCTGGAGATCCGCAGCTCGCTGAGGCGCCGGATCTGCCTGCAGGCCTGA
- the ZNF213 gene encoding zinc finger protein 213, which produces MAAPPEPQDEAPGEGEGLLIVKVEDSSWEQDSTPQEDSRDSEACRQRFRHFCYRDVGGPHEAFSQLWELCCRWLRPELHTKEQILELLVLEQFLSVLPGGVQDWVRERCPGSGEEAVALVEVLQKQPAKAWPQEVPSEEVEPEATVQGPPAKGLPVKVGARSWPPVLWEQHSHGAQLPALKEGSSGENTGTSFASDVHGPVTFGDVPFYFSREEWGSLDPAQRDLFWDIKRENSRNVALALVPEPSGTEEAAPSRLAGLGPESQSEQSRLEEAATALQAQAGGGGGRGGDVTVSWSPEEAETWRGEARPGAPLGRAAGARRGRPPTRRRQFRDLAAEKPHSCGQCGKRFRWGSDLARHQRTHTGEKPHKCQECEKSFRSSSDLVRHQGVHTGQKPFSCAQCGKSFSRSAYLADHQRIHTGEKPFGCSDCGKSFSLRSYLLDHRRVHTGERPFGCGECDKSFKQRAHLIAHQSLHAKMAQPVG; this is translated from the exons ATGGCAGCACCCCCAGAGCCTCAGGATGAGGCtcctggggagggagaagggctgcTGATCGTAAAGGTAGAAGATTCCTCGTGGGAGCAGGACTCCACCCCGCAAGAAGACAGCAGGGATTCTGAGGCCTGCCGCCAGCGCTTTCGGCATTTTTGCTACAGGGACGTGGGCGGGCCCCACGAGGCCTTCAGCCAGCTCTGGGAGCTCTGCTGCCGCTGGCTGCGGCCCGAGCTGCACACCAAGGAGCAGATCCTGGAGCTGCTGGTGCTGGAGCAGTTCCTGAGCGTGCTGCCCGGAGGCGTCCAGGACTGGGTGCGCGAGCGGTGTCCCGGCAGCGGGGAGGAGGCCGTCGCCTTGGTGGAGGTCCTGCAGAAGCAGCCGGCGAAAGCGTGGCCACAG GAAGTGCCCTCAGAGGAGGTGGAACCCGAGGCCACAGTCCAGGGACCCCCGGCCAAGGGGCTTCCCGTGAAAGTGGGGGCACGAAGCTGGCCACCTGTACTCTGGGAGCAGCACAGCCATGGCG CCCAGCTGCCTGCTCTTAAAGAGGGGAGTAGCGGAGAGAACACCGGCACCAGCTTTGCCTCTGATGTCCAC GGACCTGTGACGTTTGGAGACGTTCCCTTCTATTTCTCCCGGGAAGAATGGGGGTCCTTGGACCCTGCTCAGAGGGATCTCTTCTGGGACATAAAGCGGGAAAACTCCCGGAATGTTGCCCTGG CTCTGGTCCCAGAACCCAGTGGAACCGAAGAGGCCGCCCCCTCTCGGCTTGCAGGCTTGGGGCCCGAGAGCCAAAGCGAGCAGTCCCGGCTGGAGGAGGCCGCCACGGCGCTCCAGGCCCAGGCCGGCGGTGGCGGGGGCCGTGGCGGCGACGTGACTGTGTCCTGGAGCCCCGAGGAGGCCGAGACGTGGCGGGGCGAGGCCCGGCCGGGGGCGCCCCTGGGGCGGGCCGCGGGGGCGCGGAGGGGGCGGCCGCCCACGCGCCGGCGGCAGTTCCGGGACCTGGCGGCCGAGAAGCCGCACAGCTGCGGCCAGTGCGGCAAGCGCTTCCGCTGGGGCTCGGACCTGGCGCGCCACCAGCGCACgcacacgggcgagaagccgCACAAGTGCCAGGAGTGCGAGAAGAGCTTCCGCAGCTCCTCGGACCTGGTGCGCCACCAGGGCGTGCACACGGGCCAGAAGCCCTTCTCGTGCGCCCAGTGCGGCAAGAGCTTCAGCCGCAGCGCCTACCTGGCCGACCACCAGCGCATCCACACCGGCGAGAAGCCCTTCGGCTGCAGTGACTGCGGCAAGAGCTTCTCGCTGCGCTCCTACCTGCTGGACCACCGGCGCGTGCACACGGGCGAGCGGCCCTTCGGCTGCGGCGAGTGCGACAAGAGCTTCAAGCAGCGCGCCCACCTCATCGCCCACCAGAGCCTGCACGCCAAGATGGCCCAGCCCGTGGGCTGA